From the genome of Leguminivora glycinivorella isolate SPB_JAAS2020 chromosome 26, LegGlyc_1.1, whole genome shotgun sequence, one region includes:
- the LOC125239889 gene encoding protein phosphatase 1 regulatory subunit 3C has product MCAAIDMLSSEQLFYGHSPPAGFLTDYTVRRPNISKITTVTRGFSSPCLPTSMTLKPLQLTLKAAPRSCLKMPTDNKKKRVVFADDRGYALEQVKFMTEPSHVPPYWALKIVASPTLERKPPPQPPQDVWERRFVQPASDYVEFRRKINEDCVTLENVILKQNECAVDGTVKVKNLDFTKEVFVRTSSDGWTTSEDTYCAFVESGPLNQQGVSAYDTFGFRIQLPIHSRRLDFCVGYRCQGNEYWDSNKGQNYTIEKSSVRKTPAVSCARIKYGNSWSARADLNGNTPYW; this is encoded by the coding sequence ATGTGCGCGGCGATCGACATGTTATCATCGGAACAGCTGTTTTACGGACATAGTCCACCGGCGGGCTTCCTCACGGACTATACAGTACGACGGCCAAACATATCCAAGATCACCACCGTCACCAGAGGATTCTCGTCACCATGTTTACCCACTTCCATGACGCTAAAACCTTTACAACTTACGTTGAAGGCAGCGCCCAGATCGTGCTTAAAAATGCCGACTGACAACAAGAAGAAGAGGGTAGTGTTCGCCGATGATAGAGGGTACGCTCTGGAACAAGTCAAGTTCATGACCGAACCTTCTCATGTACCACCTTACTGGGCCTTGAAGATCGTAGCCAGTCCAACGCTAGAGAGAAAACCACCGCCCCAACCACCGCAAGACGTGTGGGAGCGTAGATTCGTCCAGCCAGCGTCAGATTACGTCGAGTTCAGAAGAAAAATAAACGAAGACTGTGTCACGCTTGAGAATGTCATCCTGAAACAGAACGAATGTGCAGTTGACGGAACTGTTAAAGTTAAAAACCTGGACTTCACTAAAGAGGTGTTTGTGCGAACGTCATCAGACGGCTGGACGACAAGCGAGGATACATACTGTGCTTTTGTAGAATCTGGACCTTTGAATCAGCAGGGAGTCTCAGCTTACGATACATTTGGATTCAGAATACAACTACCAATACATTCAAGACGGCTAGATTTCTGCGTTGGATACCGGTGCCAAGGAAACGAGTATTGGGACAGCAATAAAGGTCAGAACTACACGATTGAGAAGTCTTCAGTCCGGAAAACGCCAGCAGTGTCTTGCGCTAGGATAAAATATGGGAACTCCTGGAGTGCACGGGCAGACCTAAACGGAAACACACCTTACTGGTGA